A DNA window from Impatiens glandulifera chromosome 7, dImpGla2.1, whole genome shotgun sequence contains the following coding sequences:
- the LOC124909945 gene encoding aspartic proteinase CDR1-like, translating into MERTISRSSSRLSHLKSIMKLHDNHSAETTSMETTMVASPGLSYLMEVYVGTPPVKQMMYADMGSSVSWIQCLPCENCFHQALPIFNPYASASSQILLDSEHECMLLEDKRDLTKSNGVCNYAFGGNSYTRGVLYKETYTLGPTSITHVALGCGHNNVGQFEQQCTGIIGLADSPLSFIGQTDAFLHGRFTYCLVSDQFGSNPDARTSKISFGHSPEGTISTLLWKMQNKPNYYIILKSIIIGDTVIPMGGLSANFMLDTGSTLSYLPTKAYEILVYALIKRIGKRPLYVGNELCYKINTSIPIITLQFDNGPELVLSKKNTFIKYDENKVCLAIKPDDVLSILGNRAQIDFSIGIDIHRRMVSFDPTDCSTHVMP; encoded by the coding sequence ATGGAAAGAACCATTAGTCGTTCTAGTTCTCGCTTGTCTCATTTGAAATCCATCATGAAACTCCACGACAACCATTCGGCGGAAACTACTAGCATGGAAACGACAATGGTGGCTTCTCCTGGTTTATCGTACCTCATGGAGGTTTACGTCGGCACACCGCCAGTCAAACAAATGATGTACGCGGACATGGGGTCCAGCGTGTCATGGATTCAGTGCCTTCCATGTGAGAATTGTTTCCATCAAGCTCTACCCATATTTAATCCTTATGCGTCAGCATCATCTCAAATATTGCTAGATTCTGAGCATGAGTGTATGTTATTAGAAGACAAACGTGATTTAACTAAATCAAATGGAGTATGTAACTATGCTTTCGGTGGCAATTCATATACCCGTGGGGTACTATATAAGGAAACTTATACACTTGGGCCCACTTCCATCACTCACGTTGCTCTAGGGTGCGGGCATAACAATGTAGGACAATTTGAGCAACAGTGCACCGGTATAATTGGGCTTGCAGATAGTCCTCTCTCATTCATTGGTCAGACTGatgcttttcttcatggaaGGTTTACATACTGCCTAGTATCTGATCAATTCGGTTCAAACCCAGATGCAAGGACTAGTAAGATTAGCTTTGGACATAGTCCGGAAGGGACTATTTCCACCTTGTTGTGGAAGATGCAAAACAAACCAAACTATTATATCATATTGAAATCAATCATCATTGGAGATACAGTAATTCCAATGGGAGGACTATCCGCTAACTTCATGTTGGACACAGGCTCTACTCTAAGCTATTTGCCCACCAAAGCGTATGAAATATTGGTGTATGCATTAATAAAAAGGATTGGTAAAAGACCATTATATGTTGGTAATGAACTTTGCTATAAAATTAACACCAGTATCCCTATAATCACCCTCCAATTTGATAATGGCCCTGAATTAGTTTTGTCAAAGAAGAACACTTTTATTAAATACGACGAAAATAAGGTGTGTCTGGCAATAAAACCAGATGATGTTTTATCCATATTGGGGAACCGAGCACAAATAGACTTCTCAATTGGAATTGATATTCACCGTCGGATGGTCTCTTTTGATCCAACTGATTGTTCAACCCATGTAATGCCATAG